The proteins below are encoded in one region of Sulfitobacter sp. SK012:
- a CDS encoding LysR substrate-binding domain-containing protein yields the protein MAASDFVAKATDLTGTHPIRITAPGYFSEQATDILSEFVAMHPGVAFEFIPSLKVLNLSEGEADIAIRVSKSEPDETLICRKLSTARWALFGGKRYAEKFGLPKSSDDLKGHRFVTFEHDDVPTYLHNWIAHRVSPDQIVMSFSEPELMQASIRAGHGLGLVNLRIASFDAALIRCFDNIEELSRSNMMLIAPDAYRRPEVRAFTKFFAPRYAATFKLTKPTSPTETD from the coding sequence GTGGCGGCATCAGATTTTGTCGCGAAGGCAACTGACCTGACAGGAACACACCCTATCCGCATAACCGCACCTGGGTATTTCTCGGAGCAGGCAACCGATATTCTCAGCGAATTTGTCGCCATGCATCCGGGCGTCGCATTCGAGTTCATTCCCAGCTTGAAAGTTTTGAACCTGTCGGAAGGTGAGGCCGATATTGCGATACGAGTATCAAAAAGCGAACCAGATGAAACTCTTATCTGCCGGAAACTCAGTACCGCACGGTGGGCGCTGTTTGGGGGGAAAAGATATGCTGAAAAGTTCGGTTTGCCGAAATCCTCGGACGATCTGAAAGGCCATCGGTTTGTAACTTTCGAGCACGACGACGTGCCGACCTATTTGCACAATTGGATTGCTCACCGGGTTTCGCCGGATCAGATAGTCATGTCATTTAGTGAACCGGAACTGATGCAAGCATCTATCAGAGCGGGCCACGGTCTAGGTCTTGTAAACTTGCGAATTGCTTCCTTTGACGCCGCGCTCATCCGCTGTTTTGACAACATCGAAGAATTGTCTCGGTCAAATATGATGTTGATCGCACCGGACGCTTATCGGCGCCCTGAGGTCAGGGCTTTCACCAAGTTCTTTGCGCCTCGTTACGCTGCGACCTTTAAATTGACAAAACCGACGTCACCGACCGAGACAGACTGA
- the istB gene encoding IS21-like element helper ATPase IstB, which produces MNDTVTDTPQVLLRHHLTKLRLPTFQSEYTKQAQQCAAENKDHVQYLLRLCELELIERERRMVERRIKAAKFPATKSLDSFDFKTIPSLNKVLVMELARCEYTAKRQNVIALGPSGTGKTHVALGLGLAACQKGLKVRFTTAAALVHEMIEAVDERRLQRHQKQLAAQDLLIIDELGFVPLSKTGAELLFEVISQRYERGSIIITSNLPFDEWTEVFGSERLTGAILDRLTHHVHILEMNGESYRLNQSRNRTA; this is translated from the coding sequence ATGAACGATACTGTTACTGATACACCGCAGGTTCTGCTCAGGCATCACCTGACCAAACTTCGGCTGCCAACCTTCCAAAGCGAATACACCAAACAGGCCCAACAATGCGCCGCAGAGAACAAGGATCATGTCCAATATCTCCTGCGCTTGTGTGAGCTGGAGCTGATCGAACGTGAGCGACGGATGGTAGAGCGGCGTATCAAAGCCGCGAAGTTTCCGGCAACCAAGAGCCTGGATAGCTTTGACTTCAAAACGATCCCGTCACTGAACAAGGTGCTGGTGATGGAATTGGCCCGCTGCGAGTACACCGCAAAGCGTCAAAACGTTATCGCGCTAGGACCAAGTGGGACCGGTAAAACACATGTTGCTCTCGGCCTTGGACTGGCAGCTTGCCAAAAGGGCTTGAAGGTACGTTTCACCACAGCCGCTGCACTGGTTCATGAAATGATCGAGGCAGTTGACGAACGCCGACTGCAACGACACCAAAAACAACTAGCAGCCCAAGATTTGCTGATCATTGACGAACTTGGGTTCGTGCCACTCTCCAAGACCGGGGCCGAGTTGCTGTTCGAAGTGATCAGTCAACGATATGAACGCGGCTCCATCATCATCACATCCAACCTGCCGTTCGATGAATGGACAGAGGTCTTCGGATCAGAACGCCTCACGGGTGCCATCCTCGACCGCCTGACACACCACGTCCATATCCTGGAGATGAATGGTGAAAGCTATCGGCTGAACCAAAGCCGAAACCGCACAGCCTGA
- the istA gene encoding IS21 family transposase, whose product MYSVDLYSRVRRACHVEGKNNSEAARLFGIDRKTVAKILKHSVPPGYQRTTAPVRPKLDPFIGIIDQILKDDKRVIKKQRHTAKRIHARLRDEHGFTGGITIVTDYVREKQRRTQEVFVPLVHTPGHAQVDFGETLGVIGGVERKLHYIAISLPHSDAFFMKAYPAETTEAFCDGHNAAFAFFGGVPLSALYDNTVIAVAKILGGGKRIRTRTFSELQSHYLFEDRFGRPGKGNDKGNVEGVIGYGRRNFLIPAPRFDSFDALNAWLEEQCLKRQDDVVRGHSESIGERLLRDLDALMALPPTPYDACDKVSTRATSISMIRYRNNDYSVPVAFAHHEVQVRGYVHEVVIGCGTEIVARHRRSYEKADMIFDPMHYLPLLEQKVGALDQAAPLQGWDLPDAFTTLHRLLEARMGKAGKREYVQILRLLETFEMEHVHAAIKQALDLGALGYDAIKHLILCRIERRPPRLDLDIYPYLPKAVVETTKPSSYAVLLSEVAA is encoded by the coding sequence ATGTATTCTGTGGATTTGTACAGTCGGGTGCGCCGTGCGTGCCATGTCGAAGGTAAGAACAATAGTGAGGCGGCCCGTCTGTTTGGGATTGACCGCAAAACAGTGGCGAAGATTTTGAAGCATTCGGTTCCGCCGGGTTATCAAAGAACGACCGCGCCAGTTCGTCCGAAGTTGGATCCGTTCATTGGGATAATTGATCAGATCCTGAAAGACGATAAACGGGTCATCAAAAAGCAACGCCACACAGCCAAACGTATTCATGCGCGATTGCGTGATGAACATGGGTTCACTGGCGGGATCACCATCGTCACGGACTATGTTCGTGAGAAGCAGCGACGTACCCAAGAGGTGTTTGTTCCTCTGGTTCACACCCCTGGCCATGCTCAGGTCGATTTTGGCGAGACCCTTGGTGTGATTGGTGGTGTTGAACGAAAGCTGCATTACATTGCGATATCGTTGCCGCATTCGGATGCGTTCTTCATGAAGGCATATCCGGCAGAAACGACAGAAGCCTTCTGTGATGGTCACAACGCTGCGTTTGCGTTCTTCGGTGGTGTGCCCTTGTCGGCACTGTACGATAACACCGTGATAGCGGTTGCAAAGATCTTGGGAGGAGGCAAGCGGATCCGGACCAGAACTTTCTCGGAACTACAATCGCATTATCTGTTTGAGGACCGGTTTGGCCGCCCTGGTAAAGGTAACGACAAAGGTAATGTCGAAGGTGTCATTGGCTACGGACGGAGGAACTTCCTAATCCCTGCTCCCCGGTTCGATAGTTTTGATGCTTTGAACGCCTGGTTGGAGGAACAATGTTTGAAGCGTCAGGACGATGTTGTTCGCGGGCATAGTGAGAGTATTGGTGAACGGTTGCTACGAGACCTGGACGCGTTGATGGCATTGCCCCCAACACCTTACGATGCGTGTGATAAGGTCAGTACTCGGGCAACTTCAATATCGATGATCCGTTATCGCAATAACGATTACTCCGTCCCTGTCGCCTTTGCCCATCATGAGGTTCAGGTACGCGGCTATGTCCATGAGGTCGTGATCGGCTGTGGGACCGAGATTGTCGCCCGACATCGACGATCTTACGAGAAGGCAGATATGATTTTCGACCCGATGCATTACTTGCCATTGTTGGAGCAGAAGGTTGGTGCTCTCGACCAGGCGGCACCCTTGCAGGGTTGGGATCTGCCCGATGCGTTCACGACCCTTCATCGATTGTTGGAAGCCCGCATGGGTAAGGCGGGGAAGCGCGAATATGTTCAGATCTTGCGACTATTGGAAACCTTCGAGATGGAGCACGTTCATGCTGCAATCAAACAAGCCTTGGACCTGGGCGCACTTGGCTACGATGCGATCAAGCATCTGATCCTTTGCCGGATTGAGCGTCGTCCGCCTAGGCTTGATCTCGATATCTATCCTTATCTGCCGAAAGCGGTGGTTGAGACGACAAAGCCTTCCAGCTATGCCGTGCTGTTGTCCGAGGTGGCCGCATGA
- a CDS encoding metal-dependent hydrolase produces MDSLTQFVLGSTISVLCLGKTLGPRKAALLGGALGTLPDLDVFLSFDTAVDEFVLHRGWTHALATHAVAAPVIGELLVRSIRRLKDHRALVWWTVFLCFSTHAIIDAMTVYGTRLFWPFYQDPVGVGSIFIIDPIYTLPLLGTAIWALSRRDWSRPLGRGITLALVFSTAYLGLGVMLQAQAEYRAKAIFAKAGISTDSVFAIAAPFNIVLWKVIGLEEDRYHNLYLSMFGNDQQASVNPGDKMAMEMVG; encoded by the coding sequence ATGGATTCACTAACCCAGTTTGTTCTCGGATCAACAATTTCTGTACTGTGCCTGGGCAAAACGCTTGGTCCGCGCAAGGCCGCCCTTTTGGGTGGTGCGCTGGGAACCTTACCCGATCTTGATGTCTTTTTGTCATTCGATACAGCAGTCGATGAGTTTGTGTTGCATCGCGGTTGGACACATGCTCTGGCTACACACGCAGTGGCGGCCCCCGTAATTGGCGAACTTCTTGTACGCAGTATTCGCCGACTTAAAGACCACCGCGCTCTGGTTTGGTGGACGGTGTTCTTATGTTTCTCGACACATGCGATCATCGACGCCATGACGGTCTACGGAACACGGTTGTTCTGGCCCTTCTATCAGGATCCCGTTGGCGTGGGATCTATTTTTATCATTGATCCAATTTATACTCTTCCGCTCCTTGGAACTGCCATTTGGGCACTTTCGCGACGGGATTGGTCGCGCCCGCTTGGGCGCGGGATCACGCTGGCCCTTGTGTTCAGCACAGCATATTTGGGGCTTGGGGTGATGTTGCAGGCACAGGCCGAATACAGAGCGAAAGCGATTTTTGCCAAAGCAGGAATATCGACAGATAGCGTCTTTGCAATCGCCGCCCCATTTAACATCGTGCTTTGGAAGGTGATTGGACTGGAAGAGGATCGTTATCACAACTTGTATCTTTCGATGTTTGGCAATGACCAACAAGCAAGTGTGAATCCCGGAGACAAAATGGCCATGGAAATGGTTGGGTAA
- a CDS encoding pentapeptide repeat-containing protein: MPMQNGSQHHLSGKKMSLRDIKDLASLCETATLSHCDLQGLDLSESNMSGWCFEKCNLTRTSFNGANLENAIFLGCRAPGASFLSALLTEAQIEGGDYSNCRFQGATLVAMKVAGCKMIGADLSDTRTNDFELRDSLFGLALLPKLSFRKMTLKHLDFGEADLRSCDFRETVFEDCSLRDANLSGCRFEDADLRGADLGGVTLGDAKRFRGAVISKRQAADLLSELGLRVL, encoded by the coding sequence ATGCCTATGCAAAACGGATCACAACATCATCTTTCAGGTAAAAAGATGAGTCTAAGAGACATCAAGGACTTAGCCAGTCTGTGCGAAACTGCCACCCTTAGTCACTGTGACCTTCAGGGTTTGGACTTGTCAGAATCCAATATGTCCGGCTGGTGCTTTGAAAAGTGCAACCTGACACGTACATCCTTCAATGGTGCTAATTTGGAAAACGCTATTTTTTTGGGGTGTCGAGCGCCCGGGGCCAGTTTTTTGAGCGCTTTACTCACAGAAGCCCAGATTGAAGGCGGCGATTACAGCAACTGCCGTTTTCAAGGGGCGACACTTGTTGCAATGAAGGTTGCAGGCTGCAAAATGATTGGGGCGGACCTAAGTGACACGCGCACGAACGACTTTGAGCTACGGGATAGTTTGTTCGGTCTGGCCCTTCTTCCGAAGCTATCGTTTCGGAAAATGACACTCAAACACCTCGATTTTGGCGAGGCCGATCTTCGGTCCTGTGACTTCCGAGAAACCGTATTCGAGGACTGCTCTTTGCGGGATGCAAATTTATCCGGTTGTCGCTTTGAGGATGCTGATTTGCGCGGAGCGGATCTCGGCGGTGTCACGTTGGGTGATGCCAAGCGGTTTAGGGGCGCCGTCATTTCAAAACGACAAGCCGCCGATCTATTGAGTGAGCTAGGCTTGCGAGTGCTTTGA
- a CDS encoding HdeD family acid-resistance protein, whose protein sequence is MDNIQNESATDGRFAKGLTWLGIALIVFGVLAVIFPLATTIAAKVFIGWLFIVAGGFQIWQSFSTREWGGFLWNLLIGLLYLVVGCWLAFDPFSGIIGLTVLLAITFIAQGIMEAVMANNLRPKTGWGWMMFSGLIGILAGVLIISGLPSTAVWAVGLMVGVNMISSGFAFFTLGSAAKALGEKSS, encoded by the coding sequence ATGGACAATATCCAGAATGAAAGCGCAACGGATGGCAGGTTTGCAAAGGGACTGACTTGGCTGGGGATCGCCTTAATAGTTTTTGGCGTGCTCGCAGTTATTTTCCCGCTCGCGACGACGATTGCGGCCAAGGTTTTTATTGGCTGGCTCTTCATCGTCGCAGGTGGGTTTCAAATATGGCAATCGTTTTCGACCCGTGAATGGGGAGGATTCCTGTGGAACCTGCTGATTGGGCTTCTGTACTTGGTTGTTGGATGCTGGCTTGCCTTTGATCCGTTTTCCGGAATCATCGGACTTACGGTTCTCTTGGCCATCACTTTTATTGCGCAGGGCATTATGGAAGCGGTGATGGCAAATAATCTACGTCCCAAGACCGGCTGGGGATGGATGATGTTTTCTGGTCTTATTGGTATTTTGGCAGGCGTCTTGATCATCTCGGGCCTGCCCAGTACGGCGGTTTGGGCGGTCGGCCTAATGGTTGGGGTCAACATGATTTCATCTGGCTTTGCATTCTTTACGTTGGGATCAGCAGCCAAAGCATTGGGCGAGAAATCGAGCTAA
- a CDS encoding DUF1415 domain-containing protein: MTHQDVVKNTRRWLEQMVVGLNLCPFSRKAIAQDQVYYAICDATNDAQLKQFYVSELQRLLGANENDVATSLLMFTQGLEEFDNYLALLDWFQQLLEKAELTEHVQLASFHPRYQFEGVAANDLSHFTNRSPYPTIHLLRQDQMTKALAYVLSPEKIYIDNIRTLNKLGRQQVEALCPWGK, translated from the coding sequence ATGACTCATCAAGACGTAGTTAAAAACACCCGTCGATGGCTTGAACAAATGGTAGTAGGATTAAATCTATGCCCATTTTCCCGTAAAGCCATAGCCCAAGACCAAGTGTATTATGCCATCTGTGATGCCACCAACGATGCACAACTAAAGCAGTTCTATGTGAGTGAATTGCAGCGCTTACTTGGGGCTAACGAAAATGACGTAGCCACTAGTTTGCTCATGTTTACCCAAGGTCTAGAAGAGTTCGACAACTACCTCGCCTTGCTCGATTGGTTTCAACAGCTATTGGAGAAGGCAGAACTTACAGAGCATGTGCAATTAGCATCTTTTCACCCTCGATATCAATTTGAAGGTGTAGCTGCTAACGATCTCAGCCACTTCACTAATCGCTCACCCTATCCAACCATACATCTTCTGCGTCAAGATCAAATGACTAAAGCCCTCGCTTACGTTTTGAGCCCTGAGAAGATTTATATAGATAACATAAGAACATTGAATAAACTTGGTCGCCAGCAGGTCGAAGCACTCTGCCCCTGGGGTAAATAA
- a CDS encoding heme biosynthesis protein HemY: protein MLWSLIKIVVFVGVIAVVAWGAGFLLESSGGMQLTVMGTEFSLGPLETVLAVVALMFTVWVLLKLFSLLVALWKFLNGDETALSRYFDRNRERKGFEALSEGLMALASGEGRVAMAKAAKADKYLNKPELTNLLTAQAAELAGDRRKAEETYRKLVENEQTRFVGVRGIMKQKLADGDTETGLELAKKAFALKPKHEETGDVLLQLQAAKEDWSGARQTLSAKLKNGHLPRDVHKRRDAVLALSEAKDVIADGNSIEAREAAIEANRLSPDLIPAAVMAAQSYIEQSKPRYATRVLKKAWEAQPHPDLAAAFAAIEPDETPPKRIKRFVALTRSKSDHAESRMVLSELHIANEDFPEARRALGDLVETDPTARSVTLMAAIERGEGASDTVVKGWLARALSVSRGPQWICDNCHHIHADWKPICENCKSFDTLAWKSPPLSEVAMPGGVQMLPLIVGAIEDSSGADAPEAVDGTVVIEDAEILSEDTPDTVGEELEKAAK from the coding sequence ATGCTTTGGTCATTGATTAAAATTGTTGTGTTTGTTGGCGTAATCGCGGTCGTTGCGTGGGGTGCTGGTTTCTTGCTCGAGAGTTCGGGTGGCATGCAGCTAACGGTTATGGGCACTGAATTTAGCCTTGGTCCGCTTGAAACAGTGCTTGCTGTCGTCGCGCTCATGTTCACAGTCTGGGTATTGCTCAAGCTGTTTTCGCTTCTCGTGGCACTCTGGAAATTCCTAAACGGCGATGAAACGGCCCTATCGCGGTATTTTGACCGCAACCGCGAACGCAAAGGTTTTGAAGCTCTTTCAGAGGGGCTAATGGCGCTTGCGAGCGGCGAAGGCCGTGTGGCCATGGCCAAAGCTGCAAAGGCTGACAAATACCTAAACAAGCCGGAATTGACCAACCTGCTAACAGCTCAGGCTGCGGAGTTGGCTGGTGACCGCCGCAAGGCAGAGGAAACATATCGCAAGCTCGTCGAAAACGAGCAGACCCGATTTGTTGGTGTGCGCGGGATCATGAAACAAAAGCTGGCGGATGGAGACACCGAAACGGGCCTTGAATTGGCAAAGAAGGCCTTTGCACTCAAGCCCAAGCACGAAGAGACGGGTGATGTTCTTTTGCAGCTTCAGGCGGCCAAGGAAGACTGGTCAGGTGCACGTCAGACATTGAGCGCTAAGCTGAAAAATGGTCATTTACCCCGCGATGTCCACAAACGCCGTGATGCCGTGTTGGCGTTATCCGAAGCAAAAGATGTGATCGCCGATGGCAATAGCATCGAGGCGCGCGAAGCGGCGATTGAGGCGAACCGTCTGTCGCCTGATCTAATCCCCGCCGCTGTTATGGCGGCTCAAAGTTATATCGAACAAAGCAAGCCGCGCTATGCCACCCGCGTCCTGAAGAAAGCTTGGGAAGCGCAGCCACACCCTGATCTTGCTGCGGCTTTTGCAGCTATAGAACCCGATGAGACACCACCCAAGCGGATCAAGCGCTTTGTGGCGCTGACCCGCAGCAAGTCTGATCATGCTGAATCGCGTATGGTGCTGTCAGAATTGCATATTGCGAATGAAGATTTCCCAGAGGCGCGCCGCGCGTTGGGCGATTTGGTTGAAACGGATCCGACTGCTCGTTCAGTTACGTTGATGGCTGCCATTGAGCGGGGCGAGGGTGCTTCAGATACTGTGGTCAAAGGTTGGCTTGCGCGCGCGCTAAGCGTCTCACGTGGCCCTCAGTGGATTTGTGATAACTGCCATCACATTCATGCAGACTGGAAGCCGATCTGCGAAAACTGCAAGAGCTTTGATACACTTGCATGGAAATCACCACCGCTCTCTGAGGTTGCGATGCCCGGTGGCGTCCAAATGCTGCCCTTAATTGTTGGCGCAATTGAGGACAGTAGTGGCGCTGACGCGCCAGAGGCTGTTGATGGTACTGTGGTGATCGAAGACGCTGAGATTTTATCTGAAGATACCCCCGATACCGTTGGGGAAGAGCTTGAAAAAGCAGCGAAATAG
- a CDS encoding COG4223 family protein codes for MAKATKPTSPSSKATDASKATPEIEDAVVLGSDADPEAKPKAAKSKPASKAAASSETVKKPEPASNQAKPIAAAMPKVEKPRPAKDTPTDDVSKQNVQKKDASLSQSSSSSRAEMVHPVPAPIEPEKRESIFWPLLLGGAIAAVAGFVASELDLFDNRGDAITTQLRADLASQQERLSAVEERAPSEVDLSSIDDLKTDVTSQIADVSEQLSKVNTRLAALESLPPLADLGAEAAAAYASELTTLKASVEDQRAEIAGLLDNARSVKEATADSAKAATAQAALARIMLAIDAGQPFLEPLTELQSVEVGDIPQALSDSAGDGVVTMADLQQSFPDLARAALAAARANDQDESAQGIGGFLKRQLGARSVLPREGSDPDAVLSRAEAALRNGNLPDTIAEIEALPEEAKTEMADWLAGAQARSNAQAAADALAQRLTAN; via the coding sequence GTGGCGAAAGCGACGAAACCAACTTCTCCTAGTAGCAAGGCTACGGATGCGTCCAAGGCGACACCGGAGATCGAAGATGCGGTTGTTCTTGGATCAGACGCCGACCCTGAGGCAAAGCCTAAGGCTGCAAAATCAAAACCGGCTTCCAAGGCGGCGGCCTCAAGCGAGACCGTTAAGAAACCTGAGCCTGCCTCAAATCAAGCGAAACCAATTGCTGCTGCAATGCCGAAAGTGGAAAAACCGCGGCCGGCTAAAGATACACCCACGGATGATGTGTCAAAGCAGAACGTACAAAAGAAGGACGCGAGCTTATCTCAGTCAAGTTCTTCGTCGAGGGCAGAGATGGTTCATCCAGTGCCAGCTCCGATCGAACCTGAAAAGCGCGAGAGTATTTTCTGGCCTTTGCTGTTGGGTGGTGCGATCGCGGCGGTTGCAGGGTTCGTAGCGTCTGAACTTGATCTTTTTGACAACCGCGGAGATGCGATCACAACACAATTGCGCGCCGACTTAGCATCGCAACAAGAGCGGCTGTCAGCAGTTGAAGAACGCGCTCCCTCCGAGGTTGATCTGTCGTCAATTGACGATCTAAAAACCGACGTTACGTCCCAAATCGCCGATGTCTCGGAGCAGCTGTCCAAGGTGAACACGCGGCTGGCGGCTTTGGAATCATTACCACCGCTGGCGGACTTAGGTGCAGAAGCTGCTGCGGCTTATGCCAGCGAACTGACAACACTCAAAGCGTCCGTAGAAGATCAGCGCGCCGAGATTGCAGGGCTGCTCGACAACGCCCGTAGCGTCAAAGAAGCAACCGCAGATTCTGCCAAAGCTGCGACAGCGCAGGCAGCTCTTGCACGGATCATGTTAGCAATTGACGCTGGCCAACCGTTCCTTGAGCCGCTGACTGAGCTTCAGTCTGTCGAAGTCGGTGACATCCCCCAAGCGCTGAGTGATTCAGCTGGTGATGGCGTTGTCACGATGGCCGATCTGCAGCAGAGCTTTCCTGATCTGGCGAGGGCGGCATTGGCTGCCGCGCGCGCGAATGACCAAGACGAAAGTGCACAAGGCATTGGTGGGTTTCTAAAGCGCCAGCTTGGCGCACGTTCTGTTTTACCGCGTGAAGGATCTGATCCCGATGCCGTGCTCTCGCGTGCCGAAGCTGCACTGCGCAACGGAAATTTACCTGATACGATTGCTGAAATCGAAGCCCTGCCTGAGGAAGCCAAAACCGAGATGGCTGATTGGCTTGCCGGGGCCCAAGCGCGCAGCAATGCGCAAGCTGCTGCTGATGCGCTGGCTCAACGCCTGACGGCAAACTAA
- a CDS encoding uroporphyrinogen-III synthase produces MADRTLLLTRPQASSERFVARLDPLALSKVQVVISPLLEIVPLDTPVSLNGIQAVIFTSANAVGFAPAANGMAAYCVGARTYEAARQAGWSAHLAGETAVDLIAHILDLRPKGPLLHLAGHHRRGDIGENLSKSGIQTQTLTLYDQILRGLSSEALSALQGTTIVPLFSPRTALKFMQESPDMRHVHAVALSGAVADPLASAGLASLEILPSPQGDKMVKAVESLCLRVALP; encoded by the coding sequence GTGGCCGACCGCACCCTTTTGTTGACCCGCCCCCAAGCCAGTTCTGAGCGTTTCGTCGCACGACTGGACCCATTGGCCCTCAGTAAGGTGCAGGTTGTGATTTCTCCGCTGTTGGAAATTGTCCCCCTTGATACTCCCGTTTCCCTCAATGGAATCCAGGCAGTTATTTTTACTTCTGCAAACGCCGTGGGTTTTGCGCCCGCAGCAAACGGGATGGCTGCCTATTGTGTCGGTGCGCGTACCTATGAGGCTGCACGCCAAGCAGGTTGGTCGGCACATTTAGCTGGGGAAACTGCCGTAGACTTGATTGCCCATATTCTCGATCTGCGTCCCAAAGGGCCGCTTTTACATCTGGCAGGACACCATAGACGCGGCGATATTGGCGAAAATTTGAGCAAAAGCGGAATCCAAACGCAGACGCTGACACTCTATGACCAAATATTGCGCGGGCTAAGCTCCGAGGCTCTCAGTGCGTTGCAAGGTACGACGATTGTGCCGCTTTTTTCCCCGCGTACAGCCCTTAAATTCATGCAAGAATCACCTGATATGCGCCATGTTCACGCTGTTGCCCTTAGCGGGGCGGTAGCGGATCCACTTGCCTCTGCAGGGTTGGCCTCATTGGAAATATTGCCGTCTCCGCAGGGTGATAAGATGGTGAAGGCGGTTGAAAGCCTGTGTCTTCGTGTCGCCTTGCCTTGA
- the tsaD gene encoding tRNA (adenosine(37)-N6)-threonylcarbamoyltransferase complex transferase subunit TsaD, producing the protein MTTRIILGIESSCDDTAAAIIRGNAQNGAEVLSSIVMGQNALHADFGGVVPEIAARAHAEKLDHCVEQALEQAGMRLSDLDAVAVTAGPGLIGGVVSGVMCAKGIATARGLPLYGVNHLAGHALTPRLTDGVSYPYLMLLVSGGHCQFLIVRGADDFSRLGGTIDDAPGEAFDKIARLISLPQPGGPAIEACAKSGDPTRFALPRPLLDRAGCDMSFSGLKTAVLRQRDALMNGSGALTKRDQADLAAGFQAAVVDVLAEKTRRALDRYLELAPQKPSLCVAGGVAANMSIRAGLETVSAKMGADFIAPPLVLCTDNAAMIAYAGLEQMDLRVPDGIGLSPRPRWPLDTTQPAMLGSGKKGAKA; encoded by the coding sequence ATGACGACCCGCATCATCCTCGGCATCGAAAGCAGCTGTGATGACACGGCCGCGGCCATCATCCGTGGCAACGCTCAGAACGGGGCTGAAGTTTTGTCCTCTATTGTTATGGGCCAGAATGCCCTGCACGCAGATTTTGGAGGCGTTGTTCCGGAGATTGCGGCACGCGCCCATGCTGAAAAGCTGGACCATTGCGTCGAGCAGGCTCTGGAGCAAGCAGGCATGCGTCTGTCGGATTTGGATGCTGTTGCTGTGACCGCTGGGCCCGGATTGATCGGTGGTGTCGTGTCGGGCGTGATGTGCGCCAAAGGGATCGCAACGGCGAGGGGCTTGCCCCTTTACGGCGTGAATCATCTGGCGGGACATGCACTGACCCCGCGACTGACAGATGGAGTCTCTTACCCCTACCTAATGCTGCTGGTTTCAGGAGGGCATTGTCAGTTTCTGATTGTGCGTGGGGCTGATGACTTTAGCCGTTTGGGTGGCACAATTGATGACGCGCCTGGCGAAGCATTTGACAAAATCGCGCGGCTGATATCTTTGCCGCAACCCGGCGGCCCCGCCATTGAAGCATGTGCAAAAAGCGGCGATCCTACGCGCTTTGCTTTACCGCGACCCCTACTGGACCGTGCGGGTTGTGACATGTCTTTCTCGGGTCTCAAAACTGCCGTTCTTCGCCAACGCGATGCGCTTATGAATGGGAGCGGAGCGCTGACTAAAAGAGATCAGGCCGACCTTGCAGCCGGATTTCAAGCGGCGGTGGTCGATGTGCTTGCGGAAAAAACACGCCGCGCATTGGATCGCTATCTTGAGCTTGCGCCGCAAAAACCAAGCCTGTGCGTCGCGGGAGGAGTTGCGGCAAATATGTCTATTCGCGCCGGATTAGAGACTGTTTCAGCCAAAATGGGCGCTGACTTTATCGCTCCTCCGCTCGTACTCTGCACAGATAACGCAGCGATGATCGCATATGCGGGTCTTGAGCAGATGGACCTACGCGTACCTGATGGGATTGGTCTTTCACCACGTCCGCGCTGGCCGCTTGATACCACTCAGCCAGCGATGTTGGGCAGCGGCAAGAAGGGGGCCAAAGCATGA